From Quercus lobata isolate SW786 chromosome 1, ValleyOak3.0 Primary Assembly, whole genome shotgun sequence, one genomic window encodes:
- the LOC115989118 gene encoding uncharacterized protein LOC115989118, protein MDELYTTLTEQRRELMAAKTLDSDLDLAYQLQMQEAMNASLALHNPAAASSSRTSPRPHTQPNDDDDDVVFIPQSPNDDVLDIATTLMLEDMNRFVQELEDREQSEAEMRKLKEDLDRRIHDQKLAVDIHNIPDQQWEKYGDNYHRPYRTAKSSPSSSKALVDSECFRLYFKGLVSEERVRGIMVNVAGAGVAICDSRDNLILEARKNVEAMVNGAVVSGEVAELQALIEALNKALTLDLKSVTFFCDDYMLYQYVTGRVPPRQSKTVTLVNQVALLQRKFTYCNPSLVARNNIKFAFKSARDAIVSQIIWAEETNKGKLKETCVICFEDTDVDKIFSVDGCLHRYCFSCMKQHVEVKLLNGMVAKCPHENCKSEVSIDSCRKFLAPNLVEVMSQRIMESSISPTEKVYCPYPRCSALMSKSEVLRYTKNVYIGAEESGARKCMKCRYFFCIKCKVPWHLNMTCYDYKRSNPNAHPGDAKLKSLAKSNRWRQCLKCKHMVELAEGCYHITCRCGYEFCYTCGAEWKNKKATCSCKIWDERNIIHDNQQR, encoded by the exons ATGGACGAGCTGTACACCACACTCACTGAGCAACGCCGAGAGCTCATGGCGGCGAAAACCCTAGACTCCGACCTCGACTTGGCCTATCAACTCCAAATGCAAGAGGCCATGAACGCCTCTCTCGCTCTCCACAACCCTGCAGCTGCAAGCTCTTCACGCACTTCTCCACGTCCACATACGCAACCcaacgacgacgacgacgacgtcGTATTCATACCACAATCCCCTAACGACGACGTTTTGGACATCGCCACAACGCTCATGCTCGAAGACATGAACAGGTTCGTGCAAGAACTCGAGGACCGCGAGCAAAGCGAGGCGGAGATGAGGAAATTGAAGGAGGATCTCGACCGTCGGATCCACGATCAAAAACTCGCCGTCGATATCCACAACATCCCGGACCAACAATGGGAAAAATACGGCGACAATTACCACCGCCCCTACCGTACGGCCAAGTCTTCGCCATCGTCTTCGAAGGCTTTGGTTGACTCGGAGTGTTTCAGGCTGTATTTCAAGGGCTTGGTGAGCGAAGAGAGGGTTAGGGGCATAATGGTAAACGTGGCTGGTGCTGGCGTTGCCATTTGCGATTCTCGGGATAATCTGATCTTAGAGGCGAGGAAGAATGTGGAAGCTATGGTGAACGGTGCGGTGGTGAGTGGAGAAGTTGCTGAGCTTCAAGCTCTCATTGAAGCTCTCAATAAAGCTCTGACCTTGGATTTGAAAAGCGTCACCTTTTTCTGTGACGATTACATGCTTTACCAATAT GTTACAGGCAGAGTACCACCACGGCAGAGCAAGACTGTAACATTAGTCAATCAGGTGGCTCTTCTTCAAAGAAAATTTACATATTGCAACCCATCTCTTGTGGCGCGTAACAATATTAAATTTGCATTTAAATCTGCAAGAGATGCTATAGTTTCTCAAATTATCTGGGCAGAAGAAACTAACAAAGGCAAGTTGAAGGAGACATGTGTAATTTGCTTTGAAGATACTGATGTTGATAAGATATTTTCAGTTGATGGTTGCCTGCACAGGTATTGTTTTTCTTGTATGAAACAGCATGTGGAGGTTAAGTTACTTAATGGAATGGTGGCAAAGTGCCCTCATGAAAACTGTAAGTCAGAGGTGAGTATTGATAGCTGTAGAAAGTTCTTGGCACCGAATTTGGTTGAGGTCATGAGCCAACGCATTATGGAATCTTCTATTTCTCCTACAGAGAAAGTTTATTGTCCATATCCCAGGTGCTCAGCATTAATGTCAAAAAGTGAGGTCTTACGATATACTAAAAATGTATACATTGGTGCGGAAGAATCTGGAGCCAGGAAATGCATGAAATGTCGTTATTTTTTCTGTATCAAATGCAAAGTCCCTTGGCATTTGAATATGACCTGCTATGATTACAAAAGATCAAATCCTAATGCCCATCCAGGAGATGCAAAGCTCAAGTCTCTTGCAAAATCAAATCGATGGCGCCAGTGTTTGAAATGCAAGCACATGGTTGAACTAGCTGAAGGTTGCTATCACATCACTTGCAG ATGTGGATATGAGTTTTGCTACACTTGTGGAGCCGAGTGGAAGAACAAGAAAGCAACATGTTCCTGTAAAATCTGGGATGAGCGTAACATTATACATGATAACCAGCAAAGATGA